Genomic DNA from Clavibacter michiganensis:
CGCCTCCCCTGGCTCGACCAGTACGCCCTCGCGCTCGCCCGCACGGGCTTCCACGTGCTCGTGCCCGACCTCTACGACGGCCGCGCGACCCTCGATGACGGCCTCGCGGAGGGGCTCGCCGCCGGACTCGACGTGGGATACGCCCTCGGCACGATCCGCGACGGCATCGACTCGGCGCGCGCCCGCGGATCCCGGCGCGTCGGCCTCGTCGGCTTCGCGCCCGGCGGCTGGCTCGCGCTGCTCGAGGCGCAGGACGGCGGTGCCGACGCGGTCGTCGCCCACTGCGCGAGCCTCGGCCCCCAGGAGCACGGCGTCATCCCGTGCGCG
This window encodes:
- a CDS encoding dienelactone hydrolase family protein, yielding MPEIVDLPHPGVTLEFGAPGSPVVVLVHDDHGRLPWLDQYALALARTGFHVLVPDLYDGRATLDDGLAEGLAAGLDVGYALGTIRDGIDSARARGSRRVGLVGFAPGGWLALLEAQDGGADAVVAHCASLGPQEHGVIPCAVLLHLAEHDEWIDDQRPEAFIGRLREHGTPVTAHTYPGTTPVFPNASLRDRFDPDAAALAYRRTEAFLVEHLRDQ